A single Haloglycomyces albus DSM 45210 DNA region contains:
- a CDS encoding YbaB/EbfC family nucleoid-associated protein, with amino-acid sequence MFPGGDMSKMLEQAQQMQAQYEQAQAELAEAEVSADAGGGLVRATVSGDGELKDITIDPKAVDPDDIESLQDMVVAAVQAASSDAQNLAEEKLGPVGDALGNMTGGLGLPGM; translated from the coding sequence ATGTTTCCAGGCGGCGACATGAGCAAAATGCTGGAGCAGGCACAGCAGATGCAGGCTCAATACGAACAGGCACAGGCCGAACTGGCCGAAGCCGAAGTGTCGGCGGACGCGGGCGGTGGACTCGTACGTGCGACCGTCAGCGGGGACGGGGAACTCAAGGACATCACCATCGACCCCAAAGCCGTCGACCCCGACGACATCGAATCCCTACAAGACATGGTCGTAGCCGCCGTACAGGCCGCCTCCAGCGACGCACAGAACCTGGCGGAGGAAAAACTGGGACCCGTCGGCGACGCACTCGGCAACATGACCGGCGGCCTCGGACTGCCGGGCATGTAA
- the recR gene encoding recombination mediator RecR: protein MVYDGALADVIEELGSLPGIGPKSAQRLAFHLLAADENEVERLSSALLRLKKQMRFCERCGNVSESPVCSLCEDTRRTEETICVVEEPKDVVAIERTGEFRGRYHVLGGAINPLDGVGPDDLRIKSLMERLQTGQTQEVILATDPNTEGEATATYIAMLVRPLEISVSRLASGLPVGGDLEYADEVTLGRAFSGRRSV from the coding sequence GTGGTTTACGACGGAGCCTTGGCCGATGTCATCGAAGAGCTCGGCTCGCTACCCGGCATTGGGCCGAAAAGCGCCCAGCGCCTGGCCTTTCACCTGCTCGCCGCCGACGAAAACGAAGTCGAACGGTTGAGCAGTGCCTTGCTGCGCTTGAAGAAACAAATGCGATTCTGTGAACGATGCGGAAACGTGTCCGAATCCCCCGTGTGCTCCCTCTGCGAAGACACCCGTCGCACCGAAGAAACCATCTGTGTGGTCGAAGAACCAAAGGACGTCGTAGCGATCGAGCGAACCGGAGAGTTCCGCGGACGCTACCACGTCCTCGGCGGAGCGATCAACCCGCTGGACGGCGTCGGCCCCGACGACCTACGGATCAAATCCCTCATGGAACGACTTCAAACAGGTCAAACCCAAGAGGTCATTCTGGCCACCGACCCCAACACCGAGGGCGAAGCCACCGCCACCTACATCGCCATGCTGGTACGCCCCTTGGAGATCTCCGTATCACGCCTGGCCAGTGGACTACCGGTAGGCGGAGACCTAGAATACGCCGACGAAGTGACCCTAGGACGCGCCTTCTCCGGTAGACGTAGTGTGTGA
- a CDS encoding ABC transporter substrate-binding protein: protein MGRGTKAGAVTAIVGLAVTACSSGGTIDDGDRTGFSDFLSELQRGTENEKPFVFGLSSEVQSLDPVFGMDGTTFQVTSQIYDTLLSHDGGKLAPGLAESWDHDAAGEEWTFTLREGVTFHDGGELTGDVVCRNFERWNSFDSDLRSITYYWDWSFYGYGSNSIFDGCEADGLDVTINLSAQYPNFPGAFSLEAFGILSPNALDELEDVEIDSTVEPPDYTQELGTLAGTGPFEVTEWDQSGGGMTLERFDDYWGETAELSTVEFQVLEDENAQRLAMLSGDIHGYDLVNPADVESLEADGYQFPEREDFSLLYLGFTESDNAALEDDAVREAIAYAIDQEAIVDTFFHYGRSANQFVPENFDAWNPDVPTYGFDPGRAKKLLEDAEAEDTTVEFCYPAGVVRTYLPDSSGIAEHMMQGLEEVGFEVEPRPIEWQEYIQQVYDGDCELHLLGWTGSYADSFDFLGTWFDGSRPAWGFEDDEIFDLMEKAGKEPDLDKRSEILKEANAAIMDYVPGVPIASAPQLLVLVDNVELAELSARGYVNFAELAWR from the coding sequence ATGGGCAGAGGGACGAAAGCCGGTGCAGTGACGGCTATTGTGGGGCTCGCGGTAACAGCCTGCTCCAGTGGCGGAACCATTGACGACGGTGACAGGACGGGGTTTTCGGATTTTCTGTCGGAACTGCAGCGAGGTACGGAGAACGAAAAGCCGTTCGTTTTCGGGCTCTCCAGCGAAGTCCAGTCTCTGGATCCGGTGTTCGGCATGGATGGGACGACTTTTCAAGTCACCAGTCAGATCTATGACACCCTACTATCGCATGACGGTGGCAAATTGGCTCCGGGACTGGCGGAGAGCTGGGACCACGATGCCGCCGGTGAGGAATGGACATTCACATTGCGGGAGGGAGTCACCTTCCATGACGGTGGCGAATTGACCGGTGACGTCGTTTGCCGCAATTTCGAGCGATGGAATTCCTTTGACAGTGATCTCCGGTCGATTACCTATTATTGGGATTGGTCCTTTTACGGATACGGTAGTAACTCTATCTTTGACGGCTGTGAAGCCGATGGATTGGACGTGACGATCAATCTATCGGCGCAATACCCCAATTTTCCCGGCGCGTTTTCTCTGGAAGCCTTTGGAATTCTGTCGCCGAATGCGTTGGACGAACTGGAAGATGTCGAGATTGATTCGACGGTCGAACCGCCCGACTATACTCAGGAGCTGGGGACACTGGCGGGAACCGGCCCTTTTGAAGTAACCGAATGGGACCAGTCCGGTGGCGGAATGACACTGGAGCGATTTGACGATTACTGGGGCGAGACCGCAGAACTATCAACTGTAGAGTTCCAGGTGCTCGAAGATGAAAACGCACAACGCCTGGCGATGTTGAGTGGCGATATACACGGTTACGACCTGGTGAACCCGGCAGATGTGGAATCACTGGAAGCGGACGGATATCAATTCCCCGAGAGGGAGGACTTCAGCCTTCTGTATCTCGGGTTTACCGAAAGCGACAATGCAGCTCTTGAGGACGATGCGGTGCGTGAGGCCATTGCGTACGCGATTGATCAGGAAGCAATAGTGGACACCTTCTTCCACTATGGAAGGTCTGCTAATCAATTCGTTCCCGAAAACTTCGATGCTTGGAATCCCGATGTACCGACGTATGGTTTCGACCCGGGGCGAGCCAAGAAACTATTGGAAGACGCAGAGGCCGAAGACACCACTGTCGAGTTCTGTTATCCGGCCGGTGTAGTGCGGACCTACCTTCCGGATAGCTCTGGTATCGCCGAACACATGATGCAAGGTCTCGAAGAGGTCGGATTTGAGGTTGAACCTCGTCCCATCGAGTGGCAGGAGTACATCCAACAGGTTTATGACGGCGACTGTGAGCTGCATTTGTTGGGCTGGACCGGCTCGTATGCGGATTCGTTCGACTTCCTGGGAACCTGGTTCGATGGTTCACGTCCTGCCTGGGGATTTGAAGACGACGAAATTTTCGACCTTATGGAGAAAGCCGGTAAGGAACCCGATCTCGACAAGCGCAGCGAGATTCTGAAGGAAGCCAATGCGGCCATCATGGATTACGTCCCGGGGGTTCCGATCGCCAGCGCTCCGCAGCTCTTGGTGCTGGTGGACAATGTCGAGCTCGCAGAGCTGTCGGCGAGGGGGTACGTGAATTTCGCGGAATTGGCGTGGCGATAG
- a CDS encoding ABC transporter substrate-binding protein codes for MRKLTKAIAVAAVAGLAATACSGETKNSGGSSAGEGDPFIFGSGGQVTTLDPVLTSDGETFRVTRQVYDTLLDHDGVEMVPGLAESWEGSDDGLDWHFKLRSDVTFHDGSELTGDVVCQNFDRWQTFEGEWEAVTYYWGNMFQGYGEESNYAGCEADGLDVTVSVKEASADYPGAFSMATFAILSPKSIEKIKDVELEDASEMPDYSQEVGSLAGTGPFKFDSWDHSSNEITLTRNDEYWGDKAGLETLIFKAIENEQTRRQALISGEIHGYDLVSPADVIELEKEGFNVPTRDVFNVLYLGFTEGNNPALAKPEVRQAIAHALDRERVVDTILPEGGKVATQFMPEGLNAWNPDVQTYEHDMDEAQDLVSSAGEDGTTLEFCYPTDVVRPYMPNVADIFEIFKANLEEAGFEVEPRAITWTDYVQEVHNAGCELNLLGWTGDFNEAFNFLGTWFDGYKEEWGFEDEEIFDLMSEARTEPDREKRDELLSEASALIMDYLPGVPISHSPPSIVFTDDVNAPTVSPLTQEDFAEMSWK; via the coding sequence ATGCGCAAACTGACGAAGGCAATAGCGGTCGCCGCTGTTGCCGGTCTGGCCGCTACGGCGTGTTCAGGCGAGACCAAGAACAGCGGCGGCAGCTCCGCCGGAGAAGGCGACCCGTTCATTTTCGGTAGCGGGGGACAGGTGACGACCCTCGACCCGGTCCTTACTTCGGATGGGGAGACTTTCCGCGTCACGCGGCAGGTCTACGACACCCTGCTCGACCATGACGGTGTTGAGATGGTTCCTGGCCTGGCGGAGAGCTGGGAAGGAAGCGACGACGGTCTGGACTGGCACTTCAAGCTCCGGTCCGACGTAACGTTCCATGACGGTAGCGAACTGACCGGTGACGTCGTATGCCAGAACTTCGACCGCTGGCAGACGTTCGAGGGTGAATGGGAAGCGGTGACCTACTACTGGGGCAATATGTTCCAGGGTTACGGCGAAGAATCCAACTACGCCGGTTGCGAGGCCGACGGTCTCGACGTCACCGTGAGCGTCAAGGAAGCCTCCGCCGACTACCCCGGAGCCTTCTCCATGGCCACGTTCGCGATCCTCTCGCCCAAGTCGATTGAGAAGATCAAGGACGTCGAACTGGAAGACGCCTCGGAGATGCCCGACTACAGTCAGGAAGTCGGCTCGCTGGCCGGAACCGGACCGTTCAAGTTCGACTCGTGGGACCACTCCTCGAACGAAATCACCCTGACTCGCAACGACGAGTACTGGGGCGACAAGGCCGGGCTGGAAACGCTCATCTTCAAGGCGATCGAAAACGAACAGACCCGTCGTCAGGCTCTGATCAGCGGAGAAATCCACGGCTACGACCTGGTGAGCCCCGCTGACGTCATCGAGCTCGAAAAAGAGGGCTTCAACGTCCCCACTCGCGACGTGTTCAACGTTCTCTACCTCGGCTTCACCGAGGGGAACAACCCCGCACTGGCCAAACCGGAAGTACGGCAGGCCATTGCCCACGCACTCGACCGGGAGCGCGTTGTCGACACGATTCTTCCCGAGGGTGGAAAGGTCGCCACGCAGTTCATGCCGGAGGGCCTGAACGCATGGAACCCGGACGTGCAGACCTATGAGCACGACATGGACGAAGCGCAGGACCTCGTGTCGAGCGCCGGCGAAGACGGTACGACGCTGGAGTTCTGCTACCCGACCGACGTCGTTCGTCCGTACATGCCCAACGTGGCCGACATCTTCGAAATCTTTAAGGCCAACCTGGAAGAGGCCGGTTTCGAGGTGGAGCCGCGCGCGATCACCTGGACCGACTACGTGCAGGAAGTGCACAACGCCGGTTGTGAGCTGAACCTGCTGGGTTGGACCGGTGACTTCAACGAGGCGTTCAACTTCCTCGGCACCTGGTTCGACGGTTACAAGGAGGAATGGGGCTTCGAGGACGAGGAGATCTTCGACCTCATGAGCGAAGCCCGTACCGAACCGGACCGCGAGAAGCGTGACGAACTGCTGTCGGAGGCCAGCGCGTTGATCATGGACTACCTGCCCGGTGTTCCGATCTCGCACTCGCCCCCGTCGATCGTGTTCACCGATGACGTCAATGCTCCTACCGTGTCCCCGTTGACGCAGGAGGACTTCGCGGAGATGTCGTGGAAATAG
- a CDS encoding ABC transporter permease — protein MLRHTLKRLLQLIPALLGLTVVLFIWYKLMPGGPEYALLPENASDAQREAMRESLGLNDSIWVQYGNFLKDIVTFDFGSSVTTGREVSTEIAERFPATLELGLAAMVLAIVVGVPLGYFAARKRGSLLDVAAVSGSLIGICTPVFFLAVVLKVIFAELLGWLPTLGRLSSGETYTDITGFRVLDGLLSGEFHVAWDAVQHLILPAMALASIPLAIITRITRASVLEVMDEDYVRTANAKGLGQTTVRVSHVMRNALLPVVTVVGLLFGGLFAGAVLTETVFEINGIGRFVYTATSNRDFPALLGCIMLVAVVFVLINLLVDLSYNLIDPRLRVK, from the coding sequence GTGCTTAGACACACTCTGAAAAGACTTCTACAACTGATCCCAGCGCTGCTGGGGCTCACCGTGGTTCTGTTCATTTGGTACAAACTCATGCCGGGTGGCCCCGAATACGCGCTCCTTCCCGAGAACGCCTCCGATGCACAGCGCGAAGCCATGCGCGAATCCCTAGGGTTGAACGATTCGATCTGGGTTCAGTACGGCAACTTCCTGAAGGACATCGTGACCTTCGACTTCGGTTCCTCGGTGACGACGGGCCGGGAAGTGTCCACTGAAATCGCGGAGCGGTTCCCCGCCACCCTCGAATTGGGACTTGCGGCAATGGTCCTCGCGATCGTCGTGGGAGTGCCGTTGGGATACTTCGCCGCGCGCAAACGCGGGTCGCTCTTGGACGTGGCCGCCGTCTCCGGATCGCTGATCGGTATCTGCACGCCGGTGTTCTTCCTGGCCGTGGTGCTGAAGGTGATCTTCGCCGAGCTGCTCGGCTGGTTGCCGACCCTGGGGAGGCTCTCCAGTGGAGAGACGTACACCGACATCACCGGATTCAGAGTGCTGGACGGTCTTTTGAGCGGTGAATTCCATGTCGCCTGGGACGCGGTGCAGCATCTTATTCTTCCCGCCATGGCGCTGGCGTCGATTCCCTTGGCGATCATCACTCGTATTACCCGCGCTTCCGTTCTGGAAGTGATGGATGAGGACTACGTCCGTACCGCCAACGCCAAGGGCTTGGGGCAGACCACCGTGCGTGTCAGCCACGTCATGCGTAACGCGCTGCTGCCGGTCGTGACGGTCGTCGGGCTGTTGTTCGGTGGACTGTTCGCCGGTGCCGTGTTGACCGAAACGGTATTCGAAATCAACGGAATCGGCCGGTTCGTCTACACGGCCACCTCAAACCGTGACTTCCCGGCCCTGCTGGGCTGCATCATGCTGGTGGCCGTCGTGTTCGTTTTGATCAACCTGTTGGTGGATCTGTCGTATAACCTCATTGACCCGAGATTGCGGGTGAAGTAG
- a CDS encoding ABC transporter permease — protein MLNTKERIDQLVSDHTATRGGYSGSLFKQSLLRMRHSPMALIGGTIVVLFLVLAILGPWIAPYDPVAQNWGDEALRNRNEFPGPRAENWFGVDHLGRDQFSRMLHGARQTLLVGVMAAALGFVFGAVLGGTAAAMRILGGRMGGRIDSFIMRVVDMMLAIPALLLALSIAALMGASLMTVMIAVGVAQVPIFARLLRGAMLAQSGSDYVLAATAVGVKKPRIVVSHVFPNALGPVIVQGTLTLATAIIEAAALSFLGLGNPDRSLPEWGTMLAETQDYLLYAPGLALPPALGIIITALGFTLLGEAMRESLDPKLRRQ, from the coding sequence ATGTTGAACACCAAAGAACGCATCGACCAACTGGTTTCCGACCACACCGCCACGCGAGGCGGATACTCGGGTTCACTGTTCAAACAGAGCCTGCTGCGCATGCGGCACAGTCCCATGGCTCTCATCGGCGGTACCATCGTCGTTCTGTTTCTGGTTCTCGCCATTCTGGGACCTTGGATCGCTCCGTACGATCCGGTCGCACAGAACTGGGGCGACGAGGCGCTCCGCAATCGCAATGAGTTCCCCGGGCCGCGCGCCGAGAATTGGTTCGGCGTCGACCACTTGGGTCGCGACCAGTTCTCCCGGATGCTGCACGGAGCCCGCCAGACCCTTCTGGTCGGGGTCATGGCCGCCGCGTTGGGATTCGTTTTCGGCGCCGTCCTGGGCGGCACGGCCGCGGCGATGCGCATCCTCGGTGGGCGCATGGGCGGTCGCATCGATTCGTTCATCATGCGTGTCGTCGACATGATGCTGGCCATTCCGGCGCTGTTGCTGGCCTTGTCGATCGCGGCGTTGATGGGTGCGAGCCTCATGACCGTCATGATCGCGGTGGGTGTGGCTCAGGTACCGATCTTCGCTCGATTGTTGCGAGGAGCCATGCTGGCGCAATCGGGCAGCGACTACGTCCTCGCCGCCACGGCCGTCGGGGTGAAGAAGCCACGAATCGTGGTGTCGCACGTCTTTCCCAATGCCCTGGGTCCGGTGATCGTGCAGGGAACATTGACTCTGGCCACCGCGATCATCGAAGCGGCGGCACTGTCGTTCCTGGGTCTGGGCAACCCCGACCGGAGCCTTCCGGAGTGGGGCACGATGTTGGCCGAAACGCAGGACTATCTGCTGTACGCTCCCGGCCTGGCATTGCCGCCCGCTCTGGGAATTATCATTACGGCCCTTGGGTTCACGCTGCTGGGTGAGGCCATGCGGGAATCACTCGATCCGAAGTTGAGGAGGCAATGA
- a CDS encoding ABC transporter ATP-binding protein produces MSLLDVSSLGVSFGNTTAVDGVSFSVDPGQVVGLVGESGCGKSVTSLAIMGLLPSKGVNLEGSIEFDGRNLLELSPKQLRRLRGTELAMVFQDPLSSLNPVLTIGHQITEMLSRHRKMKGKEAKNYATELLDRVGIPEPRRRLSEYPHQLSGGMRQRVLIAIAVACAPKFLIADEPTTALDVTIQAQILELLKELVDEEGTAMLMITHDMGVVAGVCDDVNVLYSGRVVESAPASQLFAAPTHPYTSGLLGSIPRIDSNRDEPLNPIRGSIVDLISWQDGCAFAPRCDHVQEGCLRGDIPLEPKSAQQTSHQHRCWPEPTVATADVAAESEVAQ; encoded by the coding sequence ATGTCCCTACTGGATGTTTCGTCACTGGGGGTGTCCTTCGGCAACACCACCGCCGTGGACGGCGTGAGCTTTAGCGTGGATCCGGGTCAAGTCGTCGGTCTGGTGGGGGAATCGGGCTGTGGCAAGTCGGTGACCTCGCTGGCGATCATGGGCCTTCTGCCGTCCAAGGGTGTGAACCTGGAAGGTTCGATCGAGTTTGACGGCCGCAATCTTCTGGAGTTGTCGCCCAAACAGTTGCGGCGTCTACGCGGCACCGAACTGGCGATGGTCTTCCAGGACCCGCTGTCGAGCCTGAACCCGGTTTTGACCATCGGGCACCAGATCACCGAAATGTTGAGTCGTCACCGCAAGATGAAGGGCAAAGAGGCCAAGAATTACGCCACCGAACTGCTGGATCGAGTCGGTATTCCGGAACCGCGTCGTCGGTTGAGCGAGTATCCGCACCAGCTGTCGGGCGGTATGCGGCAGAGAGTCTTGATCGCGATCGCCGTGGCGTGCGCTCCGAAGTTCCTCATCGCCGACGAGCCGACCACGGCTCTGGACGTGACGATTCAGGCGCAAATCCTGGAGCTGTTGAAGGAACTGGTGGACGAGGAAGGCACGGCGATGTTGATGATCACCCACGACATGGGTGTGGTCGCCGGCGTCTGCGACGACGTCAACGTCCTTTATTCGGGTCGGGTTGTGGAGAGCGCCCCGGCGTCGCAGCTGTTCGCCGCTCCCACACATCCCTACACCTCAGGGTTGTTGGGCTCGATTCCGCGCATCGACTCCAATCGCGACGAGCCCTTGAACCCGATCCGCGGGTCGATTGTGGATCTCATTTCCTGGCAGGACGGTTGCGCATTCGCGCCTCGGTGCGATCACGTTCAAGAGGGGTGTCTGCGTGGAGACATTCCACTGGAGCCGAAGTCCGCTCAGCAGACTTCACATCAGCATCGTTGCTGGCCTGAACCGACTGTGGCCACGGCTGACGTGGCGGCCGAAAGCGAGGTGGCTCAATGA
- a CDS encoding ABC transporter ATP-binding protein has protein sequence MSLLNVSDVKVHFPIRKGVLIERTVGHVKAVDGVSFSIPEGKTYGLVGESGCGKSTLGRGILRLNDVSDGTVELDGVDVARLKGEKLRTFRRNMQMVFQDPLGSLNPRHSVEMMLTEPMKVHGIGDPKVRAERIKETLDAVGLPQSALDRYPHEFSGGQRQRIGIARALVLRPKFIICDEPVSALDVSIQAQVLNLLEELQEQFNLTYLVIAHDLAVVRHISDRIGVMYLGRIVEEANAEDLYTNPQHPYTKALLSAVPQPNPEVEADRQRILLQGDLPSPSNPPSGCRFRTRCPWAVDKCAEEEPVTRQTAEGHSVACHFDIDDLEPTAMSNTGTS, from the coding sequence ATGAGCCTTCTGAACGTATCCGACGTCAAGGTGCATTTCCCGATTCGAAAAGGCGTCCTGATCGAGCGGACGGTCGGACACGTCAAAGCCGTGGACGGTGTCAGCTTCTCCATCCCCGAAGGTAAGACCTACGGGCTGGTGGGGGAATCAGGTTGTGGGAAGTCGACCTTGGGGCGCGGGATTCTGCGCCTCAACGATGTTTCCGACGGCACCGTCGAGTTGGACGGCGTCGACGTGGCCCGCCTGAAAGGCGAAAAGCTCCGGACGTTCCGCCGCAATATGCAGATGGTCTTTCAGGACCCGTTGGGTTCGTTGAATCCACGGCACTCGGTGGAGATGATGCTGACCGAACCGATGAAGGTGCACGGTATCGGTGACCCCAAGGTGCGAGCCGAGCGGATCAAAGAGACCCTGGACGCGGTCGGCCTGCCGCAGAGCGCACTGGATCGCTATCCGCACGAGTTCTCCGGTGGTCAGCGTCAGCGCATCGGTATCGCGCGCGCCCTGGTTCTGCGTCCCAAGTTCATCATCTGCGACGAGCCGGTCAGTGCCTTGGACGTGTCGATTCAGGCTCAGGTACTGAACCTGCTGGAGGAACTGCAGGAGCAGTTCAACCTCACCTATCTGGTCATTGCGCACGACCTCGCGGTGGTGCGCCACATTTCCGACCGGATCGGCGTGATGTATCTGGGACGGATCGTGGAGGAGGCCAACGCGGAGGATCTCTACACGAATCCTCAGCATCCCTACACGAAGGCGCTGTTGAGCGCTGTGCCGCAGCCCAATCCCGAGGTGGAGGCCGATCGGCAGCGGATCCTCCTGCAAGGAGACCTGCCGTCGCCGTCGAATCCGCCGTCGGGCTGTCGTTTCCGTACCCGGTGTCCGTGGGCGGTGGACAAGTGCGCCGAGGAAGAGCCGGTGACGCGTCAGACCGCTGAGGGGCATTCCGTGGCCTGCCACTTCGACATTGACGACTTGGAACCGACCGCCATGAGCAATACGGGTACGAGTTGA
- a CDS encoding PCC domain-containing protein, whose protein sequence is MLALDIRSGELLDEIATRLDKRGIDNAALSIIGGVNGFEIINMSAADATQRDTTTYDQPAEMIGTGELTDGHLHVHVSCGLEGGHARVGHLKAAWVDTWFVKVHVSPVDEVIS, encoded by the coding sequence ATGCTGGCCTTGGACATTCGATCCGGAGAACTGCTTGACGAGATCGCGACCCGACTCGACAAGCGAGGAATCGACAACGCCGCTCTGAGTATCATCGGAGGCGTCAACGGCTTTGAAATCATCAACATGTCGGCCGCCGACGCCACCCAACGTGATACCACTACCTACGATCAACCAGCGGAGATGATCGGAACCGGAGAGTTGACCGACGGTCATCTCCATGTTCATGTCAGCTGTGGTCTCGAAGGCGGTCACGCCCGGGTCGGACATCTCAAGGCCGCCTGGGTCGACACGTGGTTTGTGAAAGTCCACGTATCTCCCGTCGACGAAGTCATATCGTAA
- a CDS encoding NUDIX domain-containing protein — MSVRQRVVSYVLRWSTLDSWEVLTFRHIDIPEAGVQVPGGGVDSGETIAEEALREYYEETGLDGVEFGEVLGTEVQSLSGTDWCEDVQASVFCLLFVQGTSSTEWRHIVSDGAGDAGLRFHCRFVAAERTQVDFGLEYYLPLALQRANELR; from the coding sequence ATGAGTGTTCGCCAAAGGGTGGTGTCCTATGTGCTCCGTTGGTCCACTCTTGACTCGTGGGAGGTGCTGACCTTCCGTCACATTGACATTCCCGAGGCCGGCGTTCAAGTACCGGGCGGGGGAGTCGACTCGGGAGAGACCATTGCCGAGGAGGCACTTCGGGAGTACTATGAGGAGACCGGGCTCGACGGTGTGGAGTTCGGTGAGGTTCTGGGTACGGAGGTTCAGAGCCTGTCGGGCACCGACTGGTGTGAGGACGTCCAGGCGTCCGTGTTTTGTCTTTTGTTTGTTCAGGGGACGTCCTCCACGGAATGGCGGCACATTGTCTCCGACGGCGCGGGAGACGCCGGGTTGCGCTTCCACTGCCGCTTTGTGGCCGCCGAACGGACTCAAGTGGACTTTGGACTGGAATACTATCTGCCACTGGCGTTGCAGCGGGCGAACGAATTGAGATAA
- a CDS encoding YrdB family protein: MLVVRFVLEIVAFIGYFIAGWQLWGGALSVASAAILAGGVVLVWGTFNVPGDPTRSGSAPVAVRGMTRLYLEVGILGGAVFAYLLSGWVFVGLLYGVFLAGYFYIARDRFDWLQKVDETGRTTDEG, translated from the coding sequence ATGCTGGTCGTTCGGTTCGTCCTGGAAATCGTGGCCTTCATTGGGTATTTCATTGCCGGTTGGCAGCTGTGGGGCGGTGCGTTGTCCGTGGCCAGTGCGGCGATTCTGGCGGGTGGAGTCGTCTTGGTGTGGGGTACGTTCAACGTCCCCGGCGATCCCACGCGTTCCGGGAGCGCACCGGTCGCGGTGCGGGGTATGACCAGGCTGTACCTCGAAGTCGGCATTCTCGGAGGGGCGGTGTTCGCCTATCTGCTCAGCGGCTGGGTCTTCGTGGGTCTGCTGTACGGGGTCTTCCTGGCCGGGTATTTCTACATCGCGCGCGACCGTTTCGACTGGCTGCAGAAGGTCGATGAGACCGGCCGGACCACTGACGAAGGGTAG
- a CDS encoding aspartate kinase, with protein MALVVQKYGGSSVENATRIKRVAERIVATRKAGNDVVVVVSAMGDTTDELLDLADDVSPVPEPRELDMLVTAGERISMSLLAMAINDLGFQARSFTGSQAGMLTTAAHGDARIIDVTPGRIQSSLDEGYITIVAGFQGVSPDTKAITSLGRGGSDVTAVALASAMEADVCEIYSDVDGVYTADPRIVPDAKKLDTVTFEEMLELAASGAKILYLRSVEYARRYGIPLHVRSSYSTKPGTIVAGHMEDLPVEQALISGVAHDRSEAKVTVTNVPDKPGAAASIFQIIADGEIDIDMIVQNVSTTGNGHTDISFTLPKADGRKAIEQLRKRQDELGYGKVIYDENVGKLSLVGAGMRSHPGVTATFCKALSDAGVNIEIISTSEIRISVVCRDTDLNEAVAAVHEAFDLGGDEEAVVYAGTGR; from the coding sequence GTGGCGCTTGTCGTACAGAAATACGGTGGATCGTCAGTTGAGAACGCCACCAGGATAAAGCGCGTCGCCGAACGGATCGTCGCGACCCGAAAGGCCGGCAACGACGTAGTCGTCGTTGTGTCAGCCATGGGTGACACCACCGATGAGCTACTGGACCTGGCCGACGACGTATCGCCGGTGCCCGAACCACGCGAACTCGACATGCTCGTGACCGCGGGTGAGCGCATATCCATGTCGCTTCTGGCCATGGCCATCAACGATCTCGGATTTCAGGCCCGTTCCTTCACCGGTTCCCAGGCCGGCATGCTGACCACCGCCGCCCACGGTGACGCCCGCATTATCGACGTGACACCCGGGAGAATTCAAAGCTCACTCGACGAGGGATACATAACCATCGTGGCGGGCTTCCAAGGCGTCAGCCCCGACACGAAGGCGATCACCTCGCTCGGTCGCGGCGGATCCGACGTCACTGCGGTGGCGCTCGCGTCCGCGATGGAAGCCGACGTCTGCGAGATCTACTCCGACGTCGACGGCGTGTACACGGCGGACCCGCGCATCGTCCCCGATGCCAAGAAGCTCGATACCGTCACCTTCGAAGAAATGCTCGAACTAGCGGCCTCCGGAGCAAAAATCCTATATCTCCGCAGCGTCGAATATGCCCGCCGCTATGGCATACCGCTGCACGTGCGTTCGTCTTACTCAACCAAACCCGGAACCATTGTTGCGGGACACATGGAGGATCTACCAGTGGAACAAGCTCTCATCAGCGGAGTCGCACACGATCGTTCGGAAGCCAAGGTGACCGTCACGAACGTACCGGACAAACCGGGCGCGGCGGCCTCGATCTTCCAGATCATCGCCGATGGGGAAATCGACATCGACATGATCGTGCAGAACGTCTCCACCACCGGAAACGGTCACACCGACATCTCGTTCACCCTACCGAAGGCCGACGGCCGCAAAGCCATCGAACAGCTGCGCAAGCGTCAAGACGAACTGGGCTACGGCAAAGTCATCTACGATGAGAACGTCGGCAAACTGTCACTGGTCGGAGCCGGTATGCGCTCGCACCCCGGTGTGACGGCCACCTTCTGTAAGGCCCTGTCCGACGCGGGCGTCAACATCGAAATCATCTCCACCTCGGAGATCCGGATTTCCGTCGTCTGCCGTGACACCGACCTGAACGAAGCCGTCGCCGCCGTCCACGAGGCCTTTGACCTCGGTGGCGATGAGGAAGCCGTCGTCTACGCCGGAACCGGCCGATAG